One window of the Alligator mississippiensis isolate rAllMis1 chromosome 5, rAllMis1, whole genome shotgun sequence genome contains the following:
- the LOC106739775 gene encoding histone H3, with translation MHLWWERGIIVCPITAQPGKFKAPTGSLKLSANQRLCFAYILPDRRLAFHSFLCFADAYGLRRMARTKQTARKSTGGKAPRKQLATKAARKSAPATGGVKKPHRYRPGTVALREIRRYQKSTELLIRKLPFQRLVREIAQDFKTDLRFQSSAVMALQEASEAYLVGLFEDTNLCAIHAKRVTIMPKDIQLARRIRGERA, from the coding sequence ATGCATTTATGGTGGGAGAGGGGTATTATAGTCTGTCCAATCACTGCTCAGCCCGGGAAATTCAAAGCCCCAACGGGTTCTCTGAagctctcagccaatcagaggctgTGCTTCGCCTATATATTGCCGGACAGACGCCTGGCGTTTCACAGCTTCTTGTGCTTCGCGGACGCGTACGGACTTCGGAGGATGGCCCGTACTAAGCAGACCGCTCGCAAGTCCACGGGTGGCAAAGCGCCTCGCAAGCAGCTGGCCACCAAGGCTGCCCGCAAGAGCGCCCCGGCCACCGGCGGTGTGAAGAAGCCGCATCGCTACCGGCCCGGCACAGTGGCGCTGCGCGAGATCCGGCGCTACCAGAAGTCGACAGAGCTGCTGATCCGCAAGCTGCCCTTCCAGCGCCTGGTGCGCGAGATCGCGCAGGACTTCAAGACTGACCTGCGCTTCCAGAGCTCTGCCGTCATGGCGCTGCAGGAGGCCAGCGAGGCCTACCTGGTGGGGCTTTTCGAGGACACCAACCTGTGCGCCATCCACGCCAAGCGCGTCACCATCATGCCCAAGGACATCCAGCTGGCGCGCCGCATCCGCGGGGAGAGGGCGTAA